From Bacteroidia bacterium, the proteins below share one genomic window:
- the rpsF gene encoding 30S ribosomal protein S6, giving the protein MSLKNYESVIILTPVLSEQQMQDTVKGYRELITEQGGKVIHETNWGLAKFAYPINKKVTGFYHIFEFQAEPEFIATLELSYRRDERVMRFLTTALDKFAVIYNERKRKGEIGKSKSTEPVKAKKKGDIELIETEDLED; this is encoded by the coding sequence ATGAGCTTAAAAAATTATGAATCTGTGATCATTTTAACACCCGTACTCTCAGAACAACAGATGCAAGATACTGTTAAAGGTTATAGAGAGTTGATCACAGAGCAAGGTGGAAAAGTAATCCACGAGACAAATTGGGGGCTTGCAAAATTTGCATACCCAATCAACAAAAAAGTAACGGGTTTTTATCACATCTTTGAATTTCAGGCAGAACCTGAATTTATTGCCACATTGGAGCTTAGCTATCGAAGAGATGAGCGTGTGATGCGTTTCTTAACTACCGCCCTTGACAAATTCGCTGTTATTTATAACGAGCGTAAGAGAAAAGGCGAAATAGGAAAATCGAAGAGCACCGAGCCTGTGAAAGCAAAGAAGAAAGGAGATATTGAATTAATTGAAACTGAAGATTTGGAGGACTAA
- the rpsR gene encoding 30S ribosomal protein S18: MAQVKDTNFVFAPQTKNINRKKYCRFKKAGIRYIDYKDVNFLSKFVNEQGKILPRRITGNSQKYQKKVAEAIKRARFIAIMPFVTDGYK; encoded by the coding sequence ATGGCACAAGTTAAAGACACAAATTTTGTATTTGCCCCACAGACTAAGAATATCAATAGAAAAAAATATTGCAGATTCAAAAAAGCAGGTATCAGATACATCGATTACAAGGACGTTAATTTCCTTTCTAAGTTTGTAAATGAACAAGGCAAAATTCTTCCAAGAAGAATTACCGGAAATTCTCAAAAGTATCAAAAAAAGGTAGCGGAAGCAATTAAGAGAGCAAGATTTATTGCTATCATGCCTTTTGTAACAGATGGTTATAAATAA
- the rplI gene encoding 50S ribosomal protein L9, protein MKIILNQDVKHLGHKDDVVTVKDGYARNFLIPHGMAKLATASAVKVLEEEIKQRAFKQEKLKKDAESLSEKLANQSVTIKTKTGITGKIFGAVTTLQVANALKDKGFDVDRRKIVFNDEIKMIGNYKATINLYKGISTEIDLNIESEG, encoded by the coding sequence ATGAAAATTATATTAAATCAGGACGTTAAACACCTTGGACATAAAGATGATGTTGTAACAGTTAAGGATGGTTATGCAAGAAATTTTCTTATTCCACATGGAATGGCAAAACTTGCTACTGCATCTGCTGTGAAGGTGCTGGAAGAGGAAATCAAACAAAGAGCGTTTAAACAAGAAAAATTGAAGAAAGATGCTGAATCTTTGTCAGAAAAATTAGCTAACCAATCAGTTACTATTAAAACAAAGACCGGTATTACCGGAAAAATCTTCGGAGCTGTTACTACTCTTCAAGTTGCAAATGCTCTTAAAGATAAAGGCTTTGATGTTGATAGAAGAAAAATTGTCTTCAATGATGAAATTAAGATGATTGGTAATTACAAAGCTACTATTAACCTGTACAAAGGCATATCTACTGAAATTGATCTGAACATAGAAAGCGAAGGTTAA
- a CDS encoding DUF2807 domain-containing protein, translated as MRTFVLILACIFLCTCKKGHEFDCFKSAGSITTQSYELEEFTSLKVSNKINLELVYTSAKPRIEITYNKNLISGIQREIIDKELIIDDNNRCNWVRNYNLQPKIRVFYTYDLQTITAIGAAKIFNTDTLKLNKITINNLSVEDVELTIFDVNGIECNGFNSGGFKIKGQAGYLTCTIDDASYIDTRNLTVDDLYIFHYSIRSSYIQSRDIMQAKLYGLGDVYINAAPSDTTRWRCCKVLLERFGSGEFK; from the coding sequence ATGAGAACTTTTGTGTTGATATTGGCTTGTATTTTCTTGTGTACTTGTAAAAAAGGACATGAGTTTGATTGCTTCAAATCAGCAGGCAGTATTACAACCCAAAGCTATGAATTAGAAGAATTTACCTCTCTCAAGGTCAGTAATAAAATTAACCTAGAACTTGTCTATACCTCTGCTAAACCCCGAATTGAAATCACTTACAATAAAAATCTCATCTCAGGCATTCAGAGAGAAATTATTGACAAAGAACTCATTATAGATGATAATAACCGATGTAATTGGGTTCGCAATTATAACTTACAACCTAAAATTCGGGTTTTTTACACCTATGACCTTCAAACAATTACAGCGATAGGTGCAGCCAAAATATTCAATACTGACACACTTAAATTGAATAAAATAACAATAAACAACTTGAGTGTTGAAGATGTAGAGCTCACTATTTTTGATGTCAATGGAATTGAGTGTAATGGTTTTAATTCCGGAGGGTTTAAGATAAAAGGTCAAGCAGGATATTTGACATGTACCATTGACGATGCTTCATACATTGATACGCGCAATCTTACAGTGGATGATCTTTATATATTTCATTATAGCATTCGTTCATCATATATCCAATCAAGAGATATTATGCAGGCAAAACTCTATGGTTTGGGAGATGTATATATAAATGCAGCCCCTTCTGACACAACGAGATGGAGATGTTGTAAAGTATTGTTGGAACGCTTTGGGTCCGGTGAATTCAAATAA
- a CDS encoding acyloxyacyl hydrolase encodes MRQILLTLLIIVTYNRAFTQETIHVGFLPGFLMPHSVSMPHMAAHSIGGEIAFQFQGLGNKHIDSLYKNADWGVLFYYNYLGKHALNGSTLGVIPYFQVRIKKHKYSETMMRLSAGIGYCTQIFNSVNNLKNRAMSSKLNGTMQFFLLNYRQYSSNATFFYGIGMSHLSNANFKRPNLGLNTPQINFGINFSTPVKRTLRFHSDTTLPQTKTYLETRIGFALKTATVSDPTMRPVYTLSLTQGLGITPIRGARFGLDFYYDKLDPYIVFTPDSKQSFPFSDAFEAAVKAGYEYYLRNVNIYADLGYYAYKPEQVGKLKYYISIGINYHYKKFFIGTRLKSHAANADFIDWCVGYRFDTNYKKVK; translated from the coding sequence ATGAGGCAAATTCTTTTAACGCTGTTAATCATAGTTACATATAATAGGGCTTTCACACAAGAAACTATACATGTTGGATTTCTGCCGGGATTTCTGATGCCTCATTCTGTTTCGATGCCACACATGGCAGCCCATTCAATTGGCGGAGAGATTGCATTTCAATTTCAAGGATTGGGAAACAAACATATTGACAGTTTGTATAAAAATGCTGACTGGGGAGTGTTATTCTACTATAATTACCTGGGTAAACATGCACTGAATGGCAGTACATTAGGAGTTATTCCATATTTCCAAGTTAGAATAAAAAAACACAAATATTCAGAAACCATGATGCGATTGAGCGCAGGAATTGGCTACTGTACTCAAATATTTAACTCCGTAAATAATCTTAAGAATCGTGCAATGAGCAGTAAATTAAATGGTACCATGCAATTTTTTCTGCTCAATTATAGGCAATACTCCTCAAACGCTACATTCTTCTATGGAATAGGAATGTCACATTTGTCAAACGCCAACTTCAAAAGACCTAATCTTGGACTGAATACACCACAAATTAATTTTGGAATCAATTTTAGTACTCCTGTTAAAAGAACTTTACGATTCCATTCGGACACTACACTGCCTCAAACAAAAACCTATTTAGAAACAAGAATTGGTTTTGCATTGAAAACTGCCACAGTTTCTGACCCTACAATGCGCCCTGTCTATACTTTGAGTCTAACACAGGGTTTAGGTATCACTCCTATTCGTGGAGCAAGATTTGGCTTAGATTTTTATTATGATAAACTAGATCCTTATATCGTCTTCACTCCGGATTCAAAACAAAGTTTTCCATTCTCTGATGCTTTTGAAGCAGCTGTAAAAGCAGGATATGAATACTATTTAAGAAACGTAAATATTTATGCTGATTTAGGCTACTATGCTTATAAACCAGAACAGGTCGGTAAATTAAAGTACTACATCTCTATTGGTATTAACTATCACTATAAAAAGTTTTTCATAGGTACTCGTTTAAAATCACATGCTGCCAATGCTGACTTTATTGATTGGTGTGTAGGATATAGGTTTGATACTAATTATAAAAAAGTGAAATGA
- a CDS encoding T9SS type A sorting domain-containing protein has protein sequence MKIKLLPMLSMAAAVFFTSNVSAQRHIDWSVEGILTPPSEIRQKGYQQGSTITYQAVFKNNGTDTAKVGDSIFYRIEIPISQSQAILIPGPNQSNYLSRVLTADLAPGDTISISGSNDVNLYPNSVSNNINFTVVSLLLNRGDADSIAMEDNSKMGNNTLTEQLVWYVWQGWGVGVNNIEAAQSFAVYPNPSNGIVNINTPFINSDNSSNQINVLDINGQVVYSTELNVLTNIQQIDLSNLNNGIYFIQYSNGVSTETVKVSIIK, from the coding sequence ATGAAAATAAAACTTTTACCAATGTTAAGTATGGCAGCAGCCGTATTTTTTACCTCAAATGTATCAGCACAAAGACATATTGACTGGTCTGTAGAAGGTATTTTAACTCCTCCTTCCGAAATTCGTCAAAAAGGATATCAACAAGGAAGCACAATTACCTATCAAGCAGTATTTAAAAATAACGGAACTGACACTGCAAAAGTAGGAGACTCCATTTTTTACAGAATTGAAATTCCAATTTCACAATCACAAGCAATCTTGATTCCCGGACCTAACCAAAGTAATTATCTATCAAGAGTATTAACAGCAGACCTTGCACCAGGTGATACAATTTCAATTTCAGGAAGCAATGATGTAAACTTATATCCTAATTCGGTTTCAAATAATATAAATTTTACTGTGGTATCTTTACTATTAAATAGAGGAGATGCAGACTCTATTGCGATGGAAGACAATTCCAAAATGGGTAATAATACTTTAACAGAACAATTAGTATGGTATGTATGGCAAGGCTGGGGCGTAGGAGTTAACAATATTGAAGCTGCACAATCTTTTGCTGTTTATCCTAACCCTTCTAACGGTATTGTAAATATCAACACTCCCTTTATCAACTCTGACAATTCCTCAAACCAAATTAATGTTTTGGATATAAATGGACAGGTTGTTTATTCTACAGAATTGAATGTGTTGACTAACATTCAACAAATTGATTTATCTAATCTTAACAATGGTATTTACTTCATTCAATACAGCAACGGAGTAAGCACAGAAACTGTTAAAGTGAGCATTATTAAATAA
- a CDS encoding DUF4197 domain-containing protein, with amino-acid sequence MKKLLVIFGLWMGFSACDSVLSTMETVNKNLGPSNTEIIAGLKEALTKGIQTGVSKLSAKDGFWGNPAIRIPLPEEVRNVESTIRNIGLGSQVDKVTKTLNEGAELATKEAIDVFVTAVKTMSIQDAMGILTGGKSAATNYLKQSTTQSLTEKFRPIISQSLDKVNATKYWGEVMTKYNLVATKKINPDLTGYVTEKAMTALFKEVETQENLIRENPAQRTTELLKKVFDYADTKK; translated from the coding sequence ATGAAGAAACTACTTGTAATTTTCGGACTCTGGATGGGATTCAGCGCATGTGACTCTGTATTAAGCACAATGGAAACTGTGAACAAAAACTTAGGACCATCCAATACAGAAATAATTGCCGGACTCAAAGAAGCATTAACAAAAGGCATTCAAACAGGAGTGTCTAAGCTATCTGCAAAAGACGGTTTTTGGGGAAATCCTGCCATCCGAATACCATTACCGGAAGAAGTGAGGAATGTAGAATCAACCATCAGAAATATTGGTCTTGGCAGTCAGGTGGACAAAGTAACCAAAACATTGAATGAAGGAGCTGAACTAGCAACAAAAGAAGCTATTGATGTATTTGTAACTGCAGTTAAAACTATGTCCATCCAAGATGCAATGGGAATATTAACAGGAGGAAAGAGTGCAGCTACAAATTACTTAAAACAATCTACAACGCAATCTCTTACAGAAAAATTTCGTCCAATTATTTCTCAATCCCTTGACAAAGTAAACGCAACAAAGTATTGGGGTGAGGTAATGACAAAATACAATTTGGTTGCAACAAAAAAAATAAACCCTGATTTAACAGGCTATGTAACTGAAAAAGCAATGACTGCATTATTCAAAGAAGTTGAAACGCAAGAGAATCTAATTAGAGAGAATCCTGCACAACGAACTACTGAATTATTAAAAAAGGTTTTTGATTACGCTGACACAAAGAAGTAA
- a CDS encoding RNA-binding protein yields MNIYVGNLSFRAKEQDVSDLFSTYGEVVSARIVRDKFTKRSRGFAFVEMSNDAAAQEAIQALHEKEFMERALVVNEAKPREENAE; encoded by the coding sequence ATGAATATTTATGTAGGTAATCTTAGCTTCCGTGCCAAAGAGCAAGATGTTTCAGACCTTTTCTCCACTTATGGAGAGGTTGTTTCGGCTAGAATTGTTAGAGACAAATTCACCAAACGTTCACGTGGATTTGCTTTTGTTGAAATGAGCAATGATGCTGCTGCCCAAGAGGCAATTCAGGCTTTGCATGAAAAAGAATTCATGGAAAGAGCATTGGTTGTGAATGAAGCTAAACCAAGAGAAGAAAACGCAGAATAG
- a CDS encoding sugar phosphate nucleotidyltransferase encodes MKAIIPVAGIGSRLKPHTHTQPKALIPVAGKPILAHIIDYLKSSGIEEFIFIIGYMGDKVENYITKHYSELKHKFVIQTSRKGIGHAIHLAKDKVIKSDSLLIVLGDTIFETNLKKMLSSPTSMLGVKKVDDPRQFGVAEVGDDNRIIRLVEKPQIPKSNMALVGVYYIKELPALFEALQYNIDNKVKTQNEYHLTDALMRMIEQGVTMKTFEVDNWFDCGKKEILLQTNQLLLKRLKAAPPDSKTFEDSIIIPPVYIGKNARITKSVIGPNVSIGENTVIQSSIIKDSIIGPFAHIESAILQDTLIGNDSRLKGISYTLNLGDSAEISFN; translated from the coding sequence ATGAAAGCAATAATTCCCGTTGCAGGGATTGGCAGCCGTCTTAAGCCACATACTCACACTCAACCAAAAGCACTGATTCCCGTTGCAGGCAAACCTATTTTAGCTCATATCATTGATTATTTAAAATCTTCAGGAATTGAAGAATTTATCTTCATCATTGGCTACATGGGTGATAAAGTGGAGAATTATATAACAAAACACTATTCAGAACTCAAACATAAGTTTGTAATTCAAACTTCGCGCAAAGGAATCGGACATGCCATACATTTAGCCAAAGACAAGGTTATTAAATCTGATAGTCTGCTGATTGTACTGGGTGACACAATTTTTGAAACCAATTTAAAAAAAATGCTCTCTTCTCCGACTTCGATGTTAGGAGTAAAAAAAGTTGACGATCCCAGACAATTTGGAGTTGCAGAAGTCGGTGATGACAATAGGATTATCAGGTTGGTGGAAAAACCACAAATACCTAAGTCTAATATGGCATTGGTTGGGGTGTATTATATTAAAGAATTACCTGCGTTGTTTGAAGCACTTCAATATAATATTGACAATAAAGTCAAAACACAAAACGAATACCACCTTACCGATGCATTGATGAGGATGATTGAACAAGGTGTTACCATGAAAACTTTTGAAGTTGACAACTGGTTTGACTGTGGCAAGAAAGAAATATTACTGCAAACCAACCAACTATTGTTAAAGAGGCTCAAAGCCGCACCTCCTGATAGTAAAACATTCGAAGACAGTATCATTATACCACCTGTATATATTGGCAAGAACGCAAGAATCACAAAGTCTGTAATAGGTCCGAATGTGTCAATTGGAGAAAACACCGTGATTCAATCAAGTATTATCAAAGATTCAATCATAGGACCATTTGCACATATAGAAAGTGCTATTTTACAAGACACTTTAATAGGGAACGACTCCCGTTTGAAAGGGATATCATATACCCTAAATCTGGGAGATAGTGCTGAAATCAGTTTCAACTAA